The genomic region GACACCCTGCGCCTGGCCGCCGAGCAGGCCCGCGAGGCGCTCTCCAGCGAGGACGGCTCCCCGGACGCCCTCGCCACCGTGACCGCCGCCCGCACCGCGCTGGAGGGCGTGCGTGAGCACGACACCGAGGCGGGCGAGCTCGCCGACCGGCTCGCGGAGATCTCCTACCTGCTCTCCGACGCCGCTGCCGACGTGGCGTCCTACGCCTCGCGCATCGACACCGACCCCGCCCGCCTCGCGGCGGTGTCCGAGCGCCGGGCCGCGCTGACCGCCCTGACCCGCAAGTACGGCGAGAGCATCGATGAGGTGCTCGCCTGGGCCGAGACCTCCGCGCGGCGGCTGCTCGAGCTCGACGGCACCGACGAGCGGATCGAGCAGCTGCGCGCCGCGCAGGAGCAGCTGCGCGTCGAGCTGGCGGCTGCCGCCGCCGCGCTGTCCGAGGCCCGCCAGGCCTCGGCGGCCCAGCTCGCCGAGGCCGTCACCGGCGAGCTACGGCTGCTCGCCATGCCGCACGCCCGGGTGAGCATCGAGGTGCGCCAGCACGAGGTCGACGCGCCGGCCGCCCCCGCACCGGGCGGTCCGCTGCGCGTCGGCAAGCGCTGGCTGCGCTACGCGCCGTCCGGCATCGACGAGGTGGAGTTCCTGCTCGCCGCCAACGTCGGCTCCGAGCCGCGCCCGCTCGGCAAGGGCGCGTCCGGTGGTGAGCTCTCGCGGGTGATGCTCGCCCTCGAGGTCGCCCTCGCCGGCACCAGCCCGGTGCCGACCTTCGTCTTCGACGAGGTCGACGCCGGCGTCGGCGGCACCTCCGCGGTCGAGATCGGACGCCGCCTCGCGCGGCTGGCCCAGAGCGCCCAGGTCCTCGTGGTCACCCACCTCCCGCAGGTGGCGGCGTACGCCGACCGCCACGTGGTGGTGCAGAAGTCCCAGGACGGGTCGGTGACCAGCTCCGGGCTCACCGTGCTGGACCACGAGCAACGGGTCAGCGAGCTGTCCCGGATGCTGGCCGGCATGACGGAGTCCGACACCGCGCTCGCCCACGCCCGCGAGCTGCTCGAGGTCGCCGCACCCGTCCGCGCCCTCGGCTGAGCCCGGGGGCGGGCGGCGTGAGGACGACCACATCGACGCGCCCACGCCGCGCACGTCCGGAGGACGGCCCTCCCGGTTTGTGACACTGGCAGAGCCATGAAGTCCCTTGCTCGCACCCGGTCCGCAACCGCCCCTCCCGGTGTCGTCGGAACCGCCCGCGTCGCCCGTCGCGCGGGCGCTCTGCTGCCGCGTCTTCGCCCCGGCGACATCGCGGTCATCGATCACCTCGACCTCGACCGCGACACCGCTCGCGCTCTCCTCGACGCCCGTGTCGGCGCCGTCCTCAACGCCGCCCCGATGCTGTCGGGGCGCTACCCCAGCCAGGGCGCCGCGCTGCTCGCCGAGGCGGGGGTGCTGCTCGTCGAGGACGCCGGACCCGGTGTGCTCGCCGACGTGCGCGACGGCGGCGTCGTCCGTCTCCACGAGGGCGCCGTGCACCTCGGCGACGACGCGGACGCGCCGGCGCTCGCCACCGGGCAGGTGGTCGATGCCGAGACCCTGCGCGCCCGCATGGAGCAGGCACGCGGCGGTCTGAGCGCCCAGCTGGACAGCTTCACCCGCAACGCCGCGGAGTTCCTGCGCCAGGAGGAGGACCTCCTGCTCCACGGCCGCGGCCTGCCGCGGCCGGCGACCCGGATGTCCGGGCGCTCGGTGGTCGTCGTGGTGCCGGGCCACGACCACCTCGCCGAGCTGCGCGCCGCCCGCGTCTGGCTGCGCGAGCAGGCGCCGGTCGTCATCGCCGTCGGGCGCGCCGGGGACGACCTGGGCGAGCGCCGCCAGCGTGTCGACGTCCTGGTCGTCGACGCCTCCGACGAGGCCGCGATGCCGTCCGCGCAGACCCTCAAGGCCGCCCGCGAGGTGGTGCTGCGCGTCGAGCGTGGCCGCCCGGCCCCGGTCGACCCGCTGATGCGGATGGGGATCAGCCCCTCCGTCGTGACCACGGGGGCCACCGCCGAGGACGTCGCGCTGCTGCTGGCCGACGCCGCGGACGCCGCGCTCGTCGTCGGGGTGGGCATGAACGCCACACTGACCGACTTCCTCGACCGGCAGCGCTCCGGCCTGCCCAGCACCTTCCTGACCCGCCTCAAGCTCGGCCCGCGCCTGGTCGACGCCGCCGCGGTGCCGCGGCTGTACTCCGGCCGCGTCCGCCCCCACCACCTGCTGCTGGTCATGCTC from Nocardioides sp. dk884 harbors:
- the steA gene encoding putative cytokinetic ring protein SteA; the encoded protein is MKSLARTRSATAPPGVVGTARVARRAGALLPRLRPGDIAVIDHLDLDRDTARALLDARVGAVLNAAPMLSGRYPSQGAALLAEAGVLLVEDAGPGVLADVRDGGVVRLHEGAVHLGDDADAPALATGQVVDAETLRARMEQARGGLSAQLDSFTRNAAEFLRQEEDLLLHGRGLPRPATRMSGRSVVVVVPGHDHLAELRAARVWLREQAPVVIAVGRAGDDLGERRQRVDVLVVDASDEAAMPSAQTLKAAREVVLRVERGRPAPVDPLMRMGISPSVVTTGATAEDVALLLADAADAALVVGVGMNATLTDFLDRQRSGLPSTFLTRLKLGPRLVDAAAVPRLYSGRVRPHHLLLVMLAGLVALAAAVGVTPVGQEWFDQLSELFEGFLG
- the recN gene encoding DNA repair protein RecN, whose product is MLEEIRIQSLGVIDFSTLELGPGLTVITGETGAGKTMIVTALGLLLGGRADSGAVRTGARSARVEGVVATCALPHFAAAVEEAGGEVEDGRVVLARNVSAEGRSRAYVGGAGVPVATLGRLTEPLVAVHGQSDQHRLLQPRAQRDALDRFGGADTAGLVAAYADLFTRLAATERELADVVAHARDRAREADLLRFGLDEVEQVSPEPGEDDALAAEETRLGFADTLRLAAEQAREALSSEDGSPDALATVTAARTALEGVREHDTEAGELADRLAEISYLLSDAAADVASYASRIDTDPARLAAVSERRAALTALTRKYGESIDEVLAWAETSARRLLELDGTDERIEQLRAAQEQLRVELAAAAAALSEARQASAAQLAEAVTGELRLLAMPHARVSIEVRQHEVDAPAAPAPGGPLRVGKRWLRYAPSGIDEVEFLLAANVGSEPRPLGKGASGGELSRVMLALEVALAGTSPVPTFVFDEVDAGVGGTSAVEIGRRLARLAQSAQVLVVTHLPQVAAYADRHVVVQKSQDGSVTSSGLTVLDHEQRVSELSRMLAGMTESDTALAHARELLEVAAPVRALG